Proteins from one Cicer arietinum cultivar CDC Frontier isolate Library 1 chromosome 3, Cicar.CDCFrontier_v2.0, whole genome shotgun sequence genomic window:
- the LOC101513669 gene encoding spermidine hydroxycinnamoyl transferase-like → MVKIKRSYTVAPSETTPTTTLSLSLCDQIKLSNHGYQLYLFINNNHSHSHSPPSIHTLLTSLSKTLTHYYPFAGRLNYTHKNHFLQLHCNNKGALFLQATSDLTFKNLGNFDSTHVVQKLLPKINYDVPIEHVPLLVVQLTEFPCGSLTLAVALSRSLVDGASVSNFINSWAKLAKGQNFNSTLPPFLDRTLLDSKILHKPPRFQHHEFSPPPLWEEDSNNMLHRIKKPLYETTMLKITKNQVEKLKNKANNEKNKVRGYTSFEVICGYLWRCVCKVRFEGNWKQPTRLTTLVNCRKRLNPPLPKNYFGNATFPTVTKTCSFDDVVHKPLGNVVGKVREAVEKMNDEYVRSVLDYIANEKDMNLLKDRFYNFAKNKGQFGGDPNLYVVGWTNFPFYENDFGWGKPDYLVPGIINSDGIGKAFVVDEGVGGGGGFLVTVCLQPLHLDALKKLFYEDIEMISSSKL, encoded by the coding sequence atggtGAAGATCAAGCGTTCATACACTGTAGCCCCATCCGAGACAACACCAACCACAacactctctctttctctctgtGACCAAATCAAACTCTCTAATCATGGATACCAACTTTATCTCTTCATAAACAACAATCATTCTCATTCTCATTCTCCACCATCAATACACACTCTCCTAACCTCTCTCTCCAAAACACTCACTCACTACTACCCTTTTGCTGGTCGATTAAACTATACTCACAAAAACCACTTTTTACAACTCCACTGCAATAACAAAGGTGCACTCTTCTTACAAGCCACTTCAGATCTCACTTTCAAAAATCTAGGTAATTTCGATTCCACCCATGTTGTCCAAAAACTCCTCCCAAAAATTAACTATGATGTCCCTATTGAACATGTTCCTTTGCTAGTTGTTCAACTCACTGAATTCCCTTGTGGCTCCCTCACTCTTGCCGTTGCTCTTTCTCGTTCTCTTGTTGATGGTGCTTCTGTTtccaatttcatcaattcatGGGCTAAGCTTGCTAAAGGTCAAAACTTTAACTCAACTTTGCCCCCTTTTCTTGATAGAACTTTGTTAGATTCAAAGATCCTTCATAAACCGCCACGTTTTCAACACCATGAGTTTTCTCCACCACCCCTTTGGGaagaagatagtaataacatgcTACATAGGATTAAAAAACCACTTTATGAAACTACCATGTTGAAAATCACCAAAAACCAAGTTGAAAAGCTCAAGAACAAAGCCAACAATGAAAAAAACAAGGTACGAGGTTATACTAGTTTTGAGGTTATTTGTGGTTATTTATGGAGGTGTGTTTGTAAAGTGCGTTTTGAAGGAAATTGGAAACAACCAACGAGGTTAACAACTTTGGTTAATTGTAGAAAAAGGTTGAATCCACCTTTGCCTAAGAATTATTTTGGGAATGCAACTTTTCCTACGGTGACAAAAACTTGTTCATTTGATGATGTTGTGCACAAACCTTTAGGTAATGTGGTTGGGAAAGTGAGGGAAGCTGTTGAAAAGATGAATGATGAGTATGTAAGATCTGTTCTTGATTATATAGCTAATGAGAAAGATATGAATTTGTTGAAGGATAGGTTTTATAACTTTGCTAAAAATAAGGGACAATTTGGTGGTGACCCTAATTTGTATGTTGTTGGTTGGACTAATTTTCCTTTTTATGAGAATGATTTTGGATGGGGGAAACCTGATTATTTGGTTCCTGGGATAATTAATTCTGATGGTATTGGTAAGGCTTTTGTTGTTGACGAAGGagttggtggtggtggtggttttTTGGTAACTGTTTGTTTGCAACCTTTGCATTTAGATGCTTTGAAGAAATTGTTTTATGAGGATATTGAGATGATTAGTAGTTCCAAACTGTGA
- the LOC101513347 gene encoding hydroxycinnamoyl-CoA:piscidic acid hydroxycinnamoyltransferase-like — MVSVQSHSIVIPSKPTPNPKLFSLCEQIKLHTHAPVLYVYNNKTTSSSSTSTSTFFETLKNSLSQALVIFYPLAGRLSWTKEGGRWEIHCNAKGALLIEAKCEELTNLNELGDFVPTNLVSQLIPNIDYNLPIQDIPLLAVQLTRFQCGGFTLGVALCRATIDGTATMCFVNTWAKLARGEKLNENELPYHDRVLLNSRKLKHSASLNCHPEFHAPPGWLGRDLDDTREVVVATVKLAQEQVYKLKRKVGSCARFQPTSKDISKKKPYSTFEVIVGYLWRCVTKARYTQGNSDQPTRLSTLVNCRNRLKPPLPSGYAGNAAFPTVTPTRSFNDIIRKPLGNVVEDVREALERVTGDYVMSALDYIDREKEMDLLRYNFHYPAKSVCEGPYKRNPNLFVVSWMNFPYKDANFGWGEPTYYGPGYMDSEGKAFVMNDSDGDGLVVAICLEACFMDSFKKLFYDDIDDVFSTSKL, encoded by the coding sequence ATGGTGAGTGTTCAATCTCATTCCATTGTTATCCCCTCCAAACCAACACCAAATCCAAAACTCTTCTCCTTATGTGAACAAATCAAGCTTCACACTCACGCTCCTGTCCTTTATgtctacaacaacaaaacaacatcatcatcatcaacatcaaCATCAACCTTCTTTGAAACACTTAAAAATTCTCTTAGCCAAGCTTTGGTTATTTTCTATCCACTAGCTGGAAGGTTGAGTTGGACCAAAGAAGGAGGAAGATGGGAAATTCATTGCAACGCCAAAGGAGCGCTTCTAATAGAAGCCAAATGTGAAGAATTAACAAATTTGAATGAATTGGGTGATTTTGTGCCAACTAATTTGGTGTCACAACTTATACCAAACATTGATTACAATCTTCCCATTCAAGATATTCCTTTATTGGCGGTGCAACTAACGAGGTTCCAATGTGGTGGTTTTACGTTAGGTGTCGCCTTATGTCGTGCCACAATTGATGGAACGGCCACCATGTGTTTCGTGAACACGTGGGCTAAGTTAGCGCGTGGAGAGAAATTGAATGAAAATGAATTGCCATATCACGATCGAGTCTTGTTAAATTCACGTAAACTCAAACATTCAGCGTCCTTGAATTGTCATCCTGAGTTTCACGCACCACCTGGTTGGTTGGGGCGTGATTTGGACGACACTAGAGAAGTTGTTGTTGCTACTGTGAAACTCGCGCAAGAACAAGTTTATAAGCTCAAGAGAAAAGTTGGTTCTTGCGCGAGGTTCCAACCTACCTCAAAAGATATCTCTAAGAAAAAACCCTATTCAACTTTTGAGGTTATTGTAGGATATCTTTGGAGGTGCGTCACTAAAGCGCGCTACACACAAGGAAATAGTGATCAACCAACGAGATTGTCCACGTTGGTTAACTGTAGAAACCGTTTAAAACCGCCTCTCCCTAGCGGTTATGCCGGCAATGCAGCATTTCCAACGGTGACACCAACTCGCTCCTTTAATGATATTATTCGTAAGCCTTTGGGTAATGTTGTAGAGGATGTTAGGGAAGCACTTGAAAGAGTGACAGGAGATTATGTAATGTCGGCACTTGATTACATAGATAGGGAGAAAGAAATGGATTTGTTGAGATATAATTTTCACTACCCTGCAAAAAGTGTGTGTGAGGGACCATACAAGAGGAACCCAAATCTTTTTGTTGTTAGTTGGATGAATTTTCCTTATAAAGATGCAAATTTTGGGTGGGGGGAACCTACATATTATGGGCCAGGGTACATGGATTCTGAAGGGAAGGCTTTTGTTATGAATGATAGTGATGGAGATGGTCTTGTTGTGGCGATTTGTttggaggcatgttttatggaTAGTTTTAAGAAATTGTTTTATGATGATATTGATGATGTGTTTTCTACTTCTAAATTGTGA